The sequence TAATTctataaagagaaaaatactgTTGATATAAGAGTGTGTGATTTTATTGGAAGTTGAACAAGTCAAATATAAtctaaacagtttttttttgtgctaaaatTTCCAGCTTGGGGATTTTAAGTGGGTGTTTCATACTGAACAAAGAATTCTGCCAAAATATAATTCACcaattctttctctttgtcgTTTTTAATTTCTGTGTCCACAGCTTCTGACACAGACAATAACCGAGGTGAGGTGTTATTGGCTGGTAGACATTACCCGTCCATCCAAGAGTTTGCCTCGGCAATCCCCAACCACCTTCTCCTGGGGTCTCTGCTGGAGCACCTGTGTTTCGTCTACGAGAGTAATCCAGCACGCTCACGTATGCTGTTTAAAGGTAGTTACAGAGATATTGTACAGGAATTGACAGTtggaaaaaacatgtaaatacatGTTTAGTTTTCTGTCCCTACATCAGCTTGTGggaaacatttttacattattgtttcCAAATTCAATTACAAATAATTCTGTTGTCCCTTTGACAGTCATTGGCCAGCGTTTAGCAGCCATGAACCTCCTCTCACCATTGGCCATAAGTGATGAGTTCAGCACTGTCAGACTTCAGCACAACCGGGCCTTCACTGAGATGCTTAATGCTGCCAGCTCCTCATTGTACTCACAGGTAACTGGATGTGctgtacagtacatatacaCTAGGTGTTTTTGTAGCAGTTGGTATGTAATTTGGGTATTTTCACCTGGTGCAACAGATGTCAATAAGAGCACTGACTAAAGCAGCACCCTCAGCTTGCAGTTTTGTAAACTGAATAGTGTTTTCACAATGTATTAACATGTATAGATTGCCTAATTGTGCTCTGCTGtccgtgaacactgtgtgtAACTATGTGTCTTATTTTGCAGGGtctcagtgtaaacacacactatCCTTCTGTAAGGTAAGGTGTACTAGTTTTGAATGTTGAGTTGCTTCCAAggaatatttaaatattatgtAAGAGATGTTGGTGTTTGCCTTCCCACAGGCCTAAGGAGGGACTATTTCAAGCGCAGACATCACGGTATCTTAGTGAGTTTGAAGAAATCTGCAGACTTGGGAAAGGATCATATGGAAATGTTTTTAAGGTATTTTACCCTGTTCTAATCCATATTATTCCTCCTATCCAACTCCTCTAAAGGCCATGGGTTGAGGTGATCAATACCGTCATGTTATCTTTGACATCATCTTGTAGGTTGTGAACAAGCTCGATGGACAAAATTATGCTGTGAAGAAAATTCTCATCAAAAAAGTCTCAAAGGATGACTGCATGAAGGTGAGCCATCAGTGTTTTATCAATAGACCCCTTTTATGCCCTAATACAGATATATAAAAGACACCCTCTGGAGCAAATGTTGATTGTTTTGCTGTAGGTTCTCAGGGAAGTCAAAGTGTTGTCCAGCCTGCAGCATATAAATGTTGTGGGCTATCACACTGCGTGGATGGAACATGTTCAGCCTGCAGCATGTGAGTATTTCATTGCTCTCCTGCGACATGTTTGTTTGGCTGAAACGAAGGAAGTTCCTGTTCATGGAGACTGGTGAATGATAACACTTTATTATCCCTAAGATAAGCTTTATGTGTAAACTGTCTTTGTTCCAGATCCAGAGTCTCTCTTGCCTGCACTAGAATCACCTGGACAACAAGACAGGTAAGATCAGTTTATACATTAACACCAACCAAAATTAGAATTACTTCCTTCTATGCTGGCTGATGACTTTCTGAAACAATACTATTTGTATCaaacattcataaataaaattacaaaccAAGTATGTaaaaacagtgttgttgttttttttttcagttctgatGAGAGTCCTGACAGCAGCAACGCAAGCTCCTCTATAGTTTTTCAAAGCCTAAGTCAAGCAGCAACAGATGTAGCTGCAAGTGCCAGAGTATCTCCAGGAGAGACCCAGTCTGCCAGAGCTTTAGTTCCAACCCAAGAGCAGGGTCAGGAGGTGTGTCCCAAGACGATGCGCCGCATCCCTGAGAACTACGTTCCCTGTGTGTTCCTGGGACAGCAAGGTCCCATGAAGAGCTCCAAATGTCCCGCCATGGGTTGGGATAGCTCAGCACTGTTAGAGGAGGAGTCCAGCAGGAGTAGCATGGAGCTGAACAACAACATCTGCATTGACAAGGATTGTCAACAGTgggctgacaaacacacaacaaagccTGCTAAAGAGGTAGGTGCTTAAGGTGCCTCTCTGGGATTTAGACTAATTACTAGAATGATAAAGACTGCTAGATTTTACAGTacaggcaacaggtgaaacgTACACTTAAAAATGCTGAGAAGTTTTCAATTATGGTTCCTTTGTTTCTGCAGGTACAGTTTCACCTGATGCTGTACATCCAGATGCAGCTGTGTGAGCGCTCGTTGAAGGACTGGATCTCAGAGAGAAACACCAAGCCCAAAGAAGAACAAAGCTCaagatgtaatttttttttacatattattCATTACTTTGCAATATTATACTCTTTCAACCACACAATTTAAATTGTTTATCATTTTCTCAACATTTACAAATGACTGCTAATGTGGTTTGATTTATTTATGGCAATCATTTATTTCATATGTATTCTAAGATATAAAAAACTATTTTGGAAATAAATACAAtgaactttgatattttcaggTCCTTATGGATGTGTTGATACTGAACACACTCTCAGCCTGTTGAGAAACATACTTGAAGGGGTGGAGTACATTCACTCCAGGGGAATCATGCACAGAGACTTGAAGGTAAGATGCTTTGAGACATTTTATTTGATTAGCACGTTTTTGTGTGCTTGAGGTTTTTAGATTTAAGTGTTTGTTTATCTTCATGCAAATGTTTGCAGTCACCCTGACACACAAGTGTCAACTAGGAGTAGTATCATATATGTTATTAAAAAAGTCCTGTTCACCATCGGTCACAAAGGagatgttgtgtatgttctcCCAGTAGTTAAAAACAAAGTCATATAACCTCTCAGGCAGGATTTTTTTCAATTCCTCTCTCTTGCCTTGGACATGTTTCAGATAAATATGACTCTTACAAATATCCTGAAGTCTTCTTGGCTGCTGAATGAGTTTTAGTAGCTGGTCTCTCTGCTTGAAGAAACATGGAAATGTCAAGGTTGAGGGCAGGTGGCCGTTTTGGTCGTAGACGGTGAGCGGGGAGGTCAGGCTGAGGAGTTTCACAAGCAGGGAGCTGTTCCTTACATTAGGCCTGTGATTcaggaacagaaacagacagttcTCCCCTGCTTGGCTCGGCTTATTGATGTTAGCTCcgtacctgagcagcaggtccACCAGCTCCGTGTTGCCCATGCTGCAAGCCTCCTGTAAAGGTGTAAGTCCCGCCTTGTTTTCTGCATTGGGCTCAGCCCTGTgctccagcagcacagagatGCAGCTCATGTTGTCTTCCAGGGTTTTAGAGGTCTTCATAGACATTGCCACTGCAGCTAGGTGCAGAGGAGTGTTTCCAGAGTGCTTCATCCCCTTCAAAATAGTGAGgaattttacattaataatgaaaatttccactgtatttgtcttttgcgttttattgtgaaagtatAAGCTAGaacaaaaatacagcaaatgtCAACTgccagacacaaacagaggagcAACACAAACCTTGTTGATATCTGCTCCATGCCTGATCAAGTTGGCTATAATGTCCTTATGGAGGATCCCAGCAGCCATATGCAGGGGCGTCATCCCACTGCTGTCCACGGCGTTAACATCAGCACCATGGTTGGCAAGAATCTggacagcagacagagcagcGTAGCGTACTGATAGGTGGAGAGCTGTCTGCTgactctctccctccacctagGGAGGaaccacaaaaaacacacaccttacACTATTACACGTTCAAAACATTTAGCAAGCTACTCATTATTCACAACTTTTATTGTACCACAGCACTACAACTTACCTTCCCTGGCATTAACTCTGGCATACCTTTTACCTGTTGAATTTCATTGGTAGGTGCTTAAATGAGTTTAAAAAAGAGGCTAGTTGTTTCCTGAAAAACTGGTCACCTCTGCATTGACGTTAACACCATGCTCACAGAGGAGCTGTAGACAGGCCTCTGCCTTCCTGTGCACACCCATCGCAGCTGTCTGGGACTTGGTATCTGGTTCAGGCAAAGTAGTCAGGATGCTCGGCCAGCCAGTTATCACCAAGTGTAGTGTGGTTCGACCGAGCTGGTCCCTGTGATAGAGGCAGAGACGGTGAAACTGGTGCAGAGGGAGAGCTGTCGCTTTCTACTTAAGGAGATAAAAAAGAACATATGACGTGCATGTCATTGTGCTGGGTGTCAGTTGGTGTGAGCAGCTGTAATGGGAAGTCTTCAAGTCGGCAAATATGAAATTAGACAGCTACTGTAAATGTGATCGTCTTTGTTTTAGGAAGTAAACTTAACAGCTTAAATTAGTTTATTTCAGTAACTCTAGCTGAGAGGCCTACACCATGAAAAAGTAACCTCATCTTTCACTGTAGTACTGATGGGCATGATACTAGGTGTTGCCATATCTGTATTCTTGTCAGCGTGTGCGTGTTTGCCGGGACCTCATTTCCGGGTCTGCTCCCGCTGACAGCAGACTCTGCATGCTTCTTGCTCTTCTGTAAGAGGCAGCCAGGTGAAGTGGAAGGATGGCAACGCCCTAAAGCAAGACATGTCAAGACTGGACATCACATTGGAGCATAAACACATGGCCATCCAGAGTAATCATTAAGCTTCTTGTGATTAGTGCTGTCTACATACATGctcatttatatatgatttgGTAATACCGTAATATGTAAAatcctgtgtttttgtccaggtgtcagtgtgtttcctgtAACTTCTGAACTTAAGCTGAACATATATCAATTCTATATTCAGTTCagtaatttgaaaaaaatgtttgtattgttGCACTTACCTTCCAGAAAACTTTTCCAGGTGCACCATCATGAACCTGGATTAGAAAGTTACTCCCATACATTTTTGACACATCCTCAATACGTCCCAGGTCTTCATCCATAATAGCAGTATAGAATTCATTGTTACGAATCTTAATAATGTTACTGCTCCTGTCTTCATCttccttctgctcctccagcaTGGCCAGGCGTCACAGCTTCACCATGGTCTGTGCTTAGTTCCGCAGAGTAGAGATGGTTATCAGGATCTGGTTTTCCTGGTTTGTTATGGCAAGCACAAATTGCCCAGACTCGCAAAACCAAAATGTTACTTCTCTTTTCTGATTGGTGTTCTCAGCAGCTACTTCcgttttctgtgttctgtgttttcaaCCAGGGAGATTTCATCATGTACTGTAGGTTTCAAAGTTACGCGTCTAAGTTTGCTGTACAGCCTTCCTGTCACAACTGATAATGTCTTGCTGCATGTGGGGCCAATTATAGGGACTAGTGACACCCTTTGCAGTTGTTAAGTGGTTGTTGCACCTcaatattttacttttagaaAAACAGGGAAATTATTACCTTGTAAAAGCTTAAATTCTAACCAGTCCATCTTTTACAGTGCAATAAATAAAGTACAGTACTTCCAAATTTGAGTAAAATAGTTAAGCTGTAaagcagatttatttttctaatgaCTTCTTTTTATGTTGCATATATCTAGTATCTGCATCACAGTCCTGCAGTATCTATCTTCCCATCAGAGCCCCTATGGTTGTAATGATTTTTATTAGCCAAATAATTGTTTAGAATGTGatgttattttgtaaaatgattCATTTCTGCCCTTGATAGTTGTATGAAACACTGTGACCTTGTATGCAAAACCCGTGGACATCTGCCTTTACCCCCAGTGACACACGGAACTAATTGTAATTTCTTTGCTGTTCCCACAGCCAAGGAACATTTTCCTCCATGCTAATGACTGGCACGTTCGAATTGGGGACTTTGGTTTGGCCTGCAGGGATATAATAGTGGATGGACATGAAAGCACCGCCTCTCCCATCAGTGGTAATATTGTACCTCCGCGTTATATTTTCAGGACACAGTACCTTCTATAACCAGTAGATGGTGCTATTTGTTTGAGTCACTTTTCTGGTGTACTTTGCAGATTCCTCACATACTACAGGTGTTGGTACATTTGTGTATGCTGCACCAGAACAATTGAATGGCTCTCATTATGATTCAAAGGTAAATATACTGAAAGTACAACAACTTAATTATGATTAATTCCGactgcattttttatttaacacaggGTTTATTTCTAGTGTTATACTTAAACATTTTTAAGTTTATAATTTAGTCATTAATCTTCATCATTATCTCTTCTATGATATTTTTAACAACAgtcagtctttatttttattgttgtttctcTTCCAGTCAGACATGTTCAGCATCGGAGTGCTGGCTCTCGAGCTATTCCAGCCCTTTGGGACAGAGATGGAGCGGGTCCAGACTCTCGGAGACCTGAGAGAGGGGAAAATCCCAGACTCGTTCTGCCACAGATGGCCAATCCTGACTAAGTACATCATGAAGCTAACAAGTAAAGACCCTGGTGTTCGACCTACGGCCAGCCAACTTCTACAAAGTGAACTCTTCTGCAGTAAGGACATGGTAATGAGCATTTTagctttaaaaataattaaccAATTGACTTTTTGTGCTCTAAAAAATTTGTTCAGAATGATTTGGAATTAGTTATACAAAATATCAAACCTACAAAGCCTCTACAtgtatggaaaaaataaaatctaagcatttgttttattttatctgtagCTATGAggtatgtgttcatgtgttggAGTGGCAAAGTGATTGAGTGCAGTTTTTATAAGTAACATTTAACACGTTCACCTGCTCTGAAGGTTTCTACCCATATTAATAATTCTTTCCCCTTCAGGTGATCCATGGTTTGCAGAGAAGAGTTGAAGAGCAGGAAGAAGAGATCATGGAGCTGAGGAGACAGATCAGTCAGCTTCAGAGCTCACAAGTCACAGTTCATTTCTCTGGGTCAGACAAGACCTGAGCcttaaaattttcaaaaatccaCAGACTGTTAAAACTTGATTTACTCAGCCACTGCTGTACAATGTTTTGGTGACCTGGTAcaggtggttgtgtgtgtgtgtgtgtgtgtgtgtgtgtgtgtaacatttgAGTGCGTCTTGTACACCTGAATGTAAGGTTACAATTATTTATCTTCATTCAGCTGCTCAATAAAACCTATTTCTGCCATGTCTGGTGGGATTTCTAAGAAGTAATATGTGATTTCAGACCATATGAGATGTTGCTCTGAAAGTAATCAATTTATGACGAATTTCTGATTTCATGCAGCTTCTTGATCTCGAAGAAGCTGTGGACACAGTAAGCCTTCCAATTTTGATTTAATGGGCACATTTATCTCCATGCATGGATGTTCTCTGGCCTGTGCATGTAGTGGATGGTGGTTTATATGCTGAGTTACTGTCACGGTTAAAGCACATAACTTTTATAACTGGAATTATTATGGGGGCACAGTAATCTTTTTATAAAATGACATTTCAACATAGATAAAGTAACCCCTGCTGTTAAATCACTGtggcttttcatttttaccGTGATAATTATGCTGAGGCCACTTAAAATATAACATAATGTTGATTGTACATCATGTACACAAAGGTCAGAGGTGTGTACGTGCGACGGATCTTCCCGAAACACGTTCCTGAGAGAGAAACGGCCATATGAGCCAATCAGACACCTCGTTTCATCGCAGGTACCCGGATGTACCCGTGGGGCAATTAGCTACGTCATTGTTCACCGCCGGACACCCGCTGGAAATAAGGAATGGATTTACAGCCGCTATTAACATATTCGTAACAGATTCTAGGTGAGTGTTCTGTTGGTTTTATGATCGAGTGGTGGTTTAACTGTGCAGCTGTAACATTTTGGTAGGCCTAAGCCACAGAGATTTGTTGTAGTAGCCTTACACCGGTTCTCTGTTATGTCGGAGAGAGCAGCGCAATGAGCACACAGAGCCGCCGGTGTCGAGCCCCTCCTTTCTCAGCTAACTAGACGTCCCGTTACACAGGCCTACACACTTCAGATCTAAATCTAAATTATTACTAAGCAGAAGCTGAAACCTGCTCTTAGACATTTGTAGTAAATGTCTACGTTGCTCTCCGCCATGTCAGAGGGCGCCCATCGTGCCGAGCTAGCTAGCAGCATTAGCATCTACATTGCCGCACGAGCGCCGCCGCGCGTAATGTTAGCTGCGTTCGGTAGCTGTGTGTTACATTCGCCGTTTCCATGGTGttgttgactttttgagccGAGCGCTTCTCATCAGTCATTCTGTTCCAGTCTTCGACCAGAAATATGAGTTTTAGTCGGCGCTCCGTCTCCCTCAATTGCTAACGAAGCTTCAAACCGTGTTTTAAAGCTTCGTTAGCAATTGTTCAGCGGTGCTGCGTGTTAAAGGCCTACCAGCCGTCTGTTAGCCAATGTGAGCCAGGCTGCCGGAGCAGGTGGGAGggaacagctgctgttttaaacatGCTTCCGACCAGGAAATTTCTTCGGTCGGGTTTTTAAACAAGTAACGTTCACTTTGTAACTTCTAGCTGACCGATTTCTGTGTTAAGTCTCAGAGGTTGGACGTTTTGAACATATTCAAATCAGGAATTTATGCCTTGCTAGTGttttttgacagtttgttttctATAATCAAGAATCAacaatctttattgtcattatgtaATCAGCGTTCACAAGTTACATAATGAAATTCTGTGAGGTAGTTCTCTGTTTAGTGTAAACATTTCAGAGACGCAGACAGTAAAACATtcgattaaaaagaaaaaagaaatatacacAGTAATAAAGACACTTGTGACAGTGCAAGGTGCAGCTTCTCATCCCGTCTCAGTctttaacttgtgtgtgtgtgtgggtgtgtgtggttgaCCTCAGTCTGGAGGTTCGAGCTCTTATGGACCTGTACCTCCTTTCCAAGGGCAGGGGCACAAACAGAGTCCAAGTCTGGCAAAGGACTCCCCACAATCCCCTGCGCTGTCTTAACCACCTTGGTCAGGTCttttctgtcctgctctgtgCATCTTCCATACCAGGCCATCAGACTAAGACAGAGAATGCTCTCTATGGTGGTTGTGTAGAAGTTTGTCAGCAGCCGAGAGTGGAGTCCAGCCTGTCTGAGCCTCCTGAGGAAAAAAGACTTTGCCAGGCCTTTTCTACCAGGTGAGAGGCGTCCAGGGTCCATGTGAGATCAGTGGTGATGTGGATATCAAGGAACTTGATGTTTTCAActtgctctccctcctccccatgTATGAGGAGGGGAGCATGAGAGTCTTCCTGGATCTCCACTAGTCCACAatgacctccttggtcttgctggtgttcaggaCCAGGTTGTTGTCTGAACACCACTCAGTCAGGTGCTGGACCTCCTCTCTGTAGTGAGACTCACTACAGTTgtgtcgtctgcaaacttcaCGATGGTATTTAAAGTGTGGATGGCAGAACAGTCATGTGTGAACAGGGTAAAGAGGACTGGACTGAGCACACAGTCCTGTGGTGTACCTGTGTTCAGGACCAGTTTAGATGATGAGTGGCTGCCTATTCTCACCAGCTGAGATCTATTGGTCAGAAAGTCCTGGATCCAGGAGCACAGTGATGTTGACAGACCCAGGTTGTGGAGTTTCCTTGCTTGTTTTGTAGCTAAAGGAAACATTGCCAGGTGCCCATAAATGGCTGTCACAGAGACCTGAATAAATTGGTTTTCTCATGGTAAACTCATAGTTAGTAGTTTTCAGTTAAGACTCCTCTCCAACATTAAGCCATTTTGGGCTATTGTGTTGTCAcaatataaaatatagaatagGCATAATAACAACAAGCAGCCACAGGTCTGTGTATGAGAGACTTGGCTGTGTCTGACTGCTTCTTTTGAGACTGCTTGATTTGTTATACAAATGGCCAGCTGTAAACCTGGTGCCATGTTAGTGTGCTCTCGCAAGGTAAAGATATTGCTGTGGCAGTGAATAAACTTTGGGTCTTGATTTTTCATAGTTTTAGAGATTTTTATAAATAAGTAATAAGCTTTAATATTGCATTCTTGCTTGTACTTTACTAAGAGTAATGGTACTAGATTAGAGCAAAAATGGCTAATTTTAAATACTACAGTGTATTACAGGTGATATTTTTTGTCTTAAATACATCCAGATATTTAAGTTGTGTCACgacaaaccacacacaaatgTCTCAGCATCTAAAGCAACAATAGAAATGATAAACACAAATTTTTATCTGTTTCCCGCAGCTCCTAACGTTGtatgcttctgtgtttttgccCCTCAGACAGCAATGAACAATGACCATAGTTGACAGATCTTCAGAAAAGTCTGACCACGAGTCAGTCGGGTGCAAGCGATCCCCCTTCACCAGTGGAGACGTGGGGATGGATGGCAGCTGTTCCAGCAGCTGGGCAGTGGGCCCCACCATACCCAGTGACTCTCCGAGGCTTAAGGCTCCAGGAGGCTGTCTGGGCCCGACTCCTGGAGCTGCCGTCTACAACAGTACTCCCTCCTCTGTGGACCGGCCCAAGGAGCAAGGTAGGAGCAAATAACAGTTATGCGTGTATTTAAGGCTAATACAAGTATTCCTTATTTTGACCCCCAGTTTTGGAAATGCTAATgtacactttattttttaacaaatgcaattacaaaataaatatatttttcagaCATCTTTATCTTGAGATAATTAAGTTGTTTTTTCAAAAAAGAGCATGCTTctaatctgttttcttttgctgaacTGGCTGTGACGATTTAAGTGGCAGACTCTTGCAAGCAGAGTGAGAGCTACACTAATGAAGCTAAACTTCTTGctactgtttctgtgtgagagtgtgacaCCGCTGCTTTTGTGggtgttgtgttgctgcttcCACTCTACTTTCATTCATCCAGTTACATAACCAAGCCAGTTTTGAAGCAGGAGCATGATCAATCATCTGAGCTTTTGGtgcatttggtgttttgaaataaagagcagcagcCCGGCTTGTTTagcagaaacaaaagagaaagcaaacTCTCTGTCTcgtcttttcttcttctgactgttttacagttttactcaGTAGTCAGAATCACATTATATAACTGTCCAGAGTGATAGCCATGACAGTAAGGTCCTAATGTTCCTTTAccatgtgtaagtgtgtgcagACAAAAGCAATGTAGCATGCATACAGATAATTTTTTATGTCCTGGACCTGGTAAATACATAGAATGTAGTTTTAGTAATAATGTTGCCTTTGTGTGTCCAGTGATATGCAGCAGTGACGGCATTGACTTGCCCCAGAAGGTCCTCTTCCCTCCAGAGCGGCTGAACTTGAAGTGGACCCAGGTTCACCGCATTGGTGCAGGCCTGCAGAACATGGGGAACACCTGTTTCCTCAACTCAGCCCTGCAGTGTCTCACCTACACCCCTCCGTTTGCCAACTACATGTTGACACGGGAGCACTCTAAAACATGTATGTTAGTGTAAAGTATTTCATGGTGTGTCTTTGCACCAAAGCTCTTGTGTAATTGTACAGTCATGCAGTATTTATCACATCAGCCTTGGTGACTTTGGCACTATCTATGAGCtactttcttactttctttcatGTCTTActcatcagtgtttctgtccatctgtctccgCCACAGGTCATGAGCCGGGGTTCTGTATGATGTGCACCATGCAAAACCACATCATTCAGGTTTTTGCCAACTCTGGGAATGTCATCAAGCCCATTGGTGTGCTCAATGAGCTCAAAAGTAAGTGACTGACTGTAAAGTTAGAACACTGAAGTTGTGCCCTTGTACAAAACAGTTACCTAAAATGAATGACAGGAGGCGCTGTGTGGCTGTTTACCTTTTTCATTTTGGAGGGAAACTTTCTGGTGGGAGTTAGGAGTTAGAAATCGCCTGTTAAAATCACTGGTGGTGTTTACCAAACTTACATATCTTCCCgccttgtgt comes from Toxotes jaculatrix isolate fToxJac2 chromosome 21, fToxJac2.pri, whole genome shotgun sequence and encodes:
- the eif2ak1 gene encoding eukaryotic translation initiation factor 2-alpha kinase 1 isoform X2, with product MYNSTSSKGLLRSEECSGNGSNLWARHSLKPTRRHETDTNVSLLSLASEEDDEVQFDTSDTDNNRGEVLLAGRHYPSIQEFASAIPNHLLLGSLLEHLCFVYESNPARSLIGQRLAAMNLLSPLAISDEFSTVRLQHNRAFTEMLNAASSSLYSQGLSVNTHYPSVRPKEGLFQAQTSRYLSEFEEICRLGKGSYGNVFKVVNKLDGQNYAVKKILIKKVSKDDCMKVLREVKVLSSLQHINVVGYHTAWMEHVQPAAYPESLLPALESPGQQDSSDESPDSSNASSSIVFQSLSQAATDVAASARVSPGETQSARALVPTQEQGQEVCPKTMRRIPENYVPCVFLGQQGPMKSSKCPAMGWDSSALLEEESSRSSMELNNNICIDKDCQQWADKHTTKPAKEVQFHLMLYIQMQLCERSLKDWISERNTKPKEEQSSRCPYGCVDTEHTLSLLRNILEGVEYIHSRGIMHRDLKPRNIFLHANDWHVRIGDFGLACRDIIVDGHESTASPISDSSHTTGVGTFVYAAPEQLNGSHYDSKSDMFSIGVLALELFQPFGTEMERVQTLGDLREGKIPDSFCHRWPILTKYIMKLTSKDPGVRPTASQLLQSELFCSKDMVIHGLQRRVEEQEEEIMELRRQISQLQSSQVTVHFSGSDKT
- the eif2ak1 gene encoding eukaryotic translation initiation factor 2-alpha kinase 1 isoform X3, producing MDLGEKNIVEMIAKVIEEASDTDNNRGEVLLAGRHYPSIQEFASAIPNHLLLGSLLEHLCFVYESNPARSRMLFKVIGQRLAAMNLLSPLAISDEFSTVRLQHNRAFTEMLNAASSSLYSQGLSVNTHYPSVRPKEGLFQAQTSRYLSEFEEICRLGKGSYGNVFKVVNKLDGQNYAVKKILIKKVSKDDCMKVLREVKVLSSLQHINVVGYHTAWMEHVQPAAYPESLLPALESPGQQDSSDESPDSSNASSSIVFQSLSQAATDVAASARVSPGETQSARALVPTQEQGQEVCPKTMRRIPENYVPCVFLGQQGPMKSSKCPAMGWDSSALLEEESSRSSMELNNNICIDKDCQQWADKHTTKPAKEVQFHLMLYIQMQLCERSLKDWISERNTKPKEEQSSRCPYGCVDTEHTLSLLRNILEGVEYIHSRGIMHRDLKPRNIFLHANDWHVRIGDFGLACRDIIVDGHESTASPISDSSHTTGVGTFVYAAPEQLNGSHYDSKSDMFSIGVLALELFQPFGTEMERVQTLGDLREGKIPDSFCHRWPILTKYIMKLTSKDPGVRPTASQLLQSELFCSKDMVIHGLQRRVEEQEEEIMELRRQISQLQSSQVTVHFSGSDKT
- the eif2ak1 gene encoding eukaryotic translation initiation factor 2-alpha kinase 1 isoform X1, producing MYNSTSSKGLLRSEECSGNGSNLWARHSLKPTRRHETDTNVSLLSLASEEDDEVQFDTSDTDNNRGEVLLAGRHYPSIQEFASAIPNHLLLGSLLEHLCFVYESNPARSRMLFKVIGQRLAAMNLLSPLAISDEFSTVRLQHNRAFTEMLNAASSSLYSQGLSVNTHYPSVRPKEGLFQAQTSRYLSEFEEICRLGKGSYGNVFKVVNKLDGQNYAVKKILIKKVSKDDCMKVLREVKVLSSLQHINVVGYHTAWMEHVQPAAYPESLLPALESPGQQDSSDESPDSSNASSSIVFQSLSQAATDVAASARVSPGETQSARALVPTQEQGQEVCPKTMRRIPENYVPCVFLGQQGPMKSSKCPAMGWDSSALLEEESSRSSMELNNNICIDKDCQQWADKHTTKPAKEVQFHLMLYIQMQLCERSLKDWISERNTKPKEEQSSRCPYGCVDTEHTLSLLRNILEGVEYIHSRGIMHRDLKPRNIFLHANDWHVRIGDFGLACRDIIVDGHESTASPISDSSHTTGVGTFVYAAPEQLNGSHYDSKSDMFSIGVLALELFQPFGTEMERVQTLGDLREGKIPDSFCHRWPILTKYIMKLTSKDPGVRPTASQLLQSELFCSKDMVIHGLQRRVEEQEEEIMELRRQISQLQSSQVTVHFSGSDKT
- the LOC121201206 gene encoding ankyrin repeat domain-containing protein 61-like, which translates into the protein MLEEQKEDEDRSSNIIKIRNNEFYTAIMDEDLGRIEDVSKMYGSNFLIQVHDGAPGKVFWKGVAILPLHLAASYRRARSMQSLLSAGADPEMRDQLGRTTLHLVITGWPSILTTLPEPDTKSQTAAMGVHRKAEACLQLLCEHGVNVNAEVEGESQQTALHLSVRYAALSAVQILANHGADVNAVDSSGMTPLHMAAGILHKDIIANLIRHGADINKGMKHSGNTPLHLAAVAMSMKTSKTLEDNMSCISVLLEHRAEPNAENKAGLTPLQEACSMGNTELVDLLLRYGANINKPSQAGENCLFLFLNHRPNVRNSSLLVKLLSLTSPLTVYDQNGHLPSTLTFPCFFKQRDQLLKLIQQPRRLQDICKSHIYLKHVQGKREELKKILPERLYDFVFNYWENIHNISFVTDGEQDFFNNIYDTTPS